The Curtobacterium sp. MCSS17_015 genomic sequence AGGCCGCCCTCCGGAGCGCCCCCGTCGTGGCCGAGGCCGTCGAACGCGCGATGCGGCACCTGCCGGCGGCGCTCGCCGGGATCGGGTTCGACACCGTCGGCGACCCGGGTCTCCGTGCGGCGATCGCGGAGCGGTACACGGCGCGGGGGCTGCCGACCTCGCCGGCCGAGGTGATCGTCACCGTCGGTGCCCAACACGCGATCGCGCTGCTGGCGCGGGTGCTCGTCGGCCGCGGCGACCCGGTGCTCGTCGAGTCGCCGACCTACCCGCACGCGCACGAGGCCCTCCGCGCTGCCGGTGGTCGGCTGGTGTCGGTCCCCGTCGACCCGAGGGGCGGGTGGGACGAGGGCGTGCTCGACGCGGCGATCCGCCGGTCGGCCCCGACGATGGCGTACGTCATGCCCGAGCTGCACAACCCGACCGGGGCGACCATGCCCGCGTCCACCCGGACCGTCCTGCTCGAGGCCGCCGCAGCCGTCGGCACCGTGGTCGTCGCCGACGAGACGATGGGGGAGCTCCGCATCGACGGCCCGTCCGCACCGCCGCTCGCCGCCGGGGCCCCTGGCGAGGTCTTGATGGTCGGTTCGGCGGACAAGGTGTTCTGGGGCGGCCTACGGATCGGCTGGATCCGGGCCGCGCCGGAGCTGCTGCACCGTCTGCTGCTCGCCCGACCGACCGGGGACCTCGGCACGCCGACCCTCGACCAACTCGTCGCGCGCGAACTGGTGCCGCAGACGGCGGCCGTCCTGGAGGCCCGGCGTCCGGCCCTGCGCGAGGGTCGCGACGGGCTCGTGGCCGCGCTGCGCACGCGGCTGCCGGAGTGGGACGTCCCCTCACCGGCCGGCGGGTTGACGACGTGGGTGGGGCTCGGACGACCGGTGTCGACCGCGCTGGTCCTCGCCGCGCGGTCGGAGGGCGTCGTCCTGGCGTCCGGGGGCGTCTTCGGGCCGGACGGCGGGTTCGAACGGTCCCTGCGCGTGCCGTTCACCGTCACCGGAGCGGAACGGGAACGGGTGGTGGAGGCACTCGCGCGGTCCTGGGCGCGGGTGGGCGGCGCGACCGTGGGCGCACGAGGGTCGTCCGCGGCGGTGGTGTGACGGCGGACGTGTCACTCCTCCGGTGGATGCCGATGCCCCTCCCGGGGGATGCGGTGACGGTCCCGCGCGCGCCAGCATCGAGACCATGAACAGCACCCTGTCCTCCGCCGGCGTGACCCGGAGCGCGTCGGCGACCCCCGACCACCTGTCCGCCAGCACGGTGCCGCCGCTGGCCCGGGTCACGATGGCGCTGACCGCGGCCGTGCTGGCCGGGGTCGCGACGAGCTTCGGGCAGGCGGTGCCCGGGCTCGCGTCGATGTCGAACGCGGCCGGTCCGTGGTTCGTCGTCGCCGTGCTGCTCGTGCTCGCAGCAGGGGTCGCCCGCGGCGGTGACCGGCCCCGGGTACGGACCGCGTCCGCGATGGTGCTCGGCGTCGTCCTGCTCGAACTCATGCACATCGGGTACTGGGCGGCGACGAACCTGCGCGGGTTCGTCGACACGCTGTCGATCACGAACTTCTGGGTCGTGATGGGCGTGCCCGCGGGGCTGCTCGCCGGCGCCGTCGTCGTGGCGCTCCGGTCGACGGACGGCCGCTGGCGTGGTGCGGCCGCCGGTGTGACCGCCGCCGTCCTCATCGGTGAGGGGAGCCGCGCACTGCTGCAGGTCGCAGCCACCACCGGGACGACCACCTGGGTCGTGCAGATCGTGGTCGGGGTGGCCGTCCTGGTGGTGGGCATCGCGTTCGCCCGGTCGCCGATCGGCCGCGCGGTCGCGCTCGGGACCGGCGTCGTCGGCTCGGTCGGCGTCTTCGTCGTGTACTCCGCGTTCGGCGCCGCCTGACCCGAGCCCCCCGAGCGGGTCCGCGCAACTGCACGTTCATCCACAGGATGCATGTCCGGTGGGAGTACGGACGACGCGGCTGCGAGGATCAGCTCGTGCACCTCCTCTCCGTCTTCAGTCTCCGGAACCGCGCCCTCATCGCCCTCGTGACGATCGTGGTCGCCGTCTTCGGTGGCGTCGCCCTGTCGAGCCTGAAGCAGGAACTCATCCCGAGTGTCGAGTTCCCGCAGGTCGCCATCGTCAGCGCCTACCCCGGCGCCACGCCGGAAGTCGTGTCCAACGACGTCTCGACGAAGATCGAGCAGGCGATCCAGGTCGTGCCCGACCTCGAGTCGACGAGCGCGACCTCGTCCACCGGGCAGAGCGTCGTCTCCGCCTCGTTCGACTACGGCTCGAACCTGGCCAGCGCCGAGGACAAGATCCAGACGGCGGTCAACGCCCTGTCGCTGCCGGACTCCGTGCAGACGCAGATCGTCACCGGGTCCTTCGACGACCTGCCGGTGCTCCAGGTCGCGATCTCGGCCTCCGGCAACCAGGAGGAGCTGGTCGACCGGCTGCAGGCCACGGCGATCCCCGACCTCGAGAAGCTCGACGGCGTCCGACAGGCCGACGTCTTCGGCAACCCCGGTCGTCGCGTCGTCATCACGCCGAACGAGGACGAGCTCGCGGCACGCGGCCTCAGCCAGACGGCGATCTCCGACGCACTCGACGACAACGGCACGCTCATCCCCGGTGGCACGATCACCGAGGACGGTTCGACCCTGTCGGTGCAGACCGGTGAGCGCATCGCATCGCTCGACGACATCCGCGACCTGCCGCTGACCAGCTCGTCGGGGTCCGGCGGTTCGGGTTCGGGCGACACCGCCTCGGGCGACAGCGTCTCGGGCGGCGCGGCGACCGACGGCTCGGCTGCGGGTGCACCCGCTGCCGGCGCACCCGCTGCCGGCGGAACGACGACCGGTGGGGCGACCACGGGCGGGACGACGACCGGTGACACGACCGGCGCTGCACCGACCGACGGCGCGGCGACGCCCGCCGCGACCCCGACCGACACCACGCTCGGCGACGTCGCGACCGTGGCGATCGAGGAGTCCCCGCGCACGTCGATCAGCCGCGTCGACGGCGAGCAGGCCCTGACGATCTCGATCACGAAGACGCAGGAGGCCAACACCGTCGACGTGTCGACCACCGTGCGTGACGCGCTGCCGGAGATCGAACAGAAGATCGAGGGCGACCCGCGGTTCACCGTGGTGTTCGACCAGGCGCCGTACATCCAGCAGTCGATCGACTCCCTCGCCGAAGAAGGCCTGCTCGGCCTCGCCTTCGCCGTCATCGTGATCCTGGTGTTCCTGCTCTCGGTGCGGTCCACCCTCGTCACGGCGGTGTCGATCCCGACGTCGGTGCTCCTCGCGGCGATCGGCATGCAGGCGGCGGGCTACTCGCTCAACATCATCACGCTCGCCGCGTTGACGATCGCGATCGGCCGCGTGGTCGACGACTCGATCGTCGTCATCGAGAACATCAAGCGGCACATGCGCCCGGGCGTCGACCGTGGGCAGGCGGTCCTCGACGCCGTGCGCGAGGTCGCCGGCGCCGTCACCGCCTCCACGCTCACGACGGTCGCGGTGTTCCTGCCGGTGGCCTTCGTGGCGGAACTCGTCGGCGAACTCTTCCGACCGTTCGCCGTGACCGTCACCCTGGCGCTCGTGGCCTCGCTGCTCGTGTCGCTCACGATCGTCCCGGTGCTGGCGTACTGGTGGCTCCGCCCGCGGAAGCCGAAGCGGACCGAGGCCGCGGAGGGCGGAACCGCCGCCGACACCGCGCAGCCCGCCCACGCCGCGCAGGCCGCCGACACCCCGCCGAGCGCCCACGCCGGTCGTCGTGTCGAGGAACCCGCCGCCGTCGGCGCGACCCCCGAACGG encodes the following:
- a CDS encoding DUF6518 family protein, giving the protein MNSTLSSAGVTRSASATPDHLSASTVPPLARVTMALTAAVLAGVATSFGQAVPGLASMSNAAGPWFVVAVLLVLAAGVARGGDRPRVRTASAMVLGVVLLELMHIGYWAATNLRGFVDTLSITNFWVVMGVPAGLLAGAVVVALRSTDGRWRGAAAGVTAAVLIGEGSRALLQVAATTGTTTWVVQIVVGVAVLVVGIAFARSPIGRAVALGTGVVGSVGVFVVYSAFGAA
- a CDS encoding PLP-dependent aminotransferase family protein, with the translated sequence MTPVLLSARSAAVLLTHWRAGSAAPAYEALADAVRVLVIDGRIPHGARLPAERGLASALGVSRTTVANAYARLRDDGYLTSLRGSGSVVRLPLEGRPDPEQLGGVVPADVLDLRKAALRSAPVVAEAVERAMRHLPAALAGIGFDTVGDPGLRAAIAERYTARGLPTSPAEVIVTVGAQHAIALLARVLVGRGDPVLVESPTYPHAHEALRAAGGRLVSVPVDPRGGWDEGVLDAAIRRSAPTMAYVMPELHNPTGATMPASTRTVLLEAAAAVGTVVVADETMGELRIDGPSAPPLAAGAPGEVLMVGSADKVFWGGLRIGWIRAAPELLHRLLLARPTGDLGTPTLDQLVARELVPQTAAVLEARRPALREGRDGLVAALRTRLPEWDVPSPAGGLTTWVGLGRPVSTALVLAARSEGVVLASGGVFGPDGGFERSLRVPFTVTGAERERVVEALARSWARVGGATVGARGSSAAVV
- a CDS encoding efflux RND transporter permease subunit, which codes for MHLLSVFSLRNRALIALVTIVVAVFGGVALSSLKQELIPSVEFPQVAIVSAYPGATPEVVSNDVSTKIEQAIQVVPDLESTSATSSTGQSVVSASFDYGSNLASAEDKIQTAVNALSLPDSVQTQIVTGSFDDLPVLQVAISASGNQEELVDRLQATAIPDLEKLDGVRQADVFGNPGRRVVITPNEDELAARGLSQTAISDALDDNGTLIPGGTITEDGSTLSVQTGERIASLDDIRDLPLTSSSGSGGSGSGDTASGDSVSGGAATDGSAAGAPAAGAPAAGGTTTGGATTGGTTTGDTTGAAPTDGAATPAATPTDTTLGDVATVAIEESPRTSISRVDGEQALTISITKTQEANTVDVSTTVRDALPEIEQKIEGDPRFTVVFDQAPYIQQSIDSLAEEGLLGLAFAVIVILVFLLSVRSTLVTAVSIPTSVLLAAIGMQAAGYSLNIITLAALTIAIGRVVDDSIVVIENIKRHMRPGVDRGQAVLDAVREVAGAVTASTLTTVAVFLPVAFVAELVGELFRPFAVTVTLALVASLLVSLTIVPVLAYWWLRPRKPKRTEAAEGGTAADTAQPAHAAQAADTPPSAHAGRRVEEPAAVGATPERSLASAADLHDADTSDRLRRVYLPVLRWAVRAPVVVVLLAVVVLGGTVAALPLVTTNYLGDSGQNTFTVTQDLEAGSSLEVQSESARQVERELQDVPGVETVQTTIGTSGQSIQAAFGGGGSASVQYAVTTDAEADQPTIQADARERLGAIDGVGEITIASSGGGFGGSSDIEVDVTAPTQAQLETASRQVLATMRAVEGTAGATSNLSAAEPFLAVRVDRAKAADLGLTETQVGGLVAAAVSPRDTGSIEIDDATLDVYIAAAEPPTTVAALRALEVPTSTGTVPLTDVATVEQSEGPTTVTTTNAARTATITVTPDATNLGAAVQSVTTAVDELDLPRGASASIGGVAASQSSAFSQLGLAVLVAVLIVYVIMVATFRSLLQPLMLLVSVPFAATGAILLQIVSGVPIGVASLIGLLMLVGIVVTNAIVLIDLVNQYRRRGLPVREALLEGATRRLRPILMTAMATIFALLPMAIGLTGKSGFISQPLALVVIGGLVSSTLLTLIVLPALYALVEGARERRAERKAAGLPPERRFRSMIRRVFRRNRSRAQS